In a genomic window of Amycolatopsis japonica:
- a CDS encoding NAD-dependent epimerase/dehydratase family protein produces the protein MKKVLVLGGSRYFGRGVVERLRDAGMDVTVLNRGSTPAPSGVAQLIVDRDDEVELKAALGSRSFDVVLDQVCYTPVQAEIARRVLRADRYVMTSTIEVYDQVRTETPMTESLVTPATVDLELPEYDYGDGKRQAETVFAAGDTPFVSVRVAHVLGGEDFTGRLRHYVERLDAGDAVDIHADPRPSTFIHAREIADFLTWATLADFTGPVNAGSHGELSVLELAAAISAEPEFRVVEQDASPFSFDRYAVLDTSRATGLGFSFSTTTDWLGEAVEELRKA, from the coding sequence ATGAAGAAAGTGCTCGTTCTCGGTGGAAGCCGGTACTTCGGCCGCGGGGTGGTCGAGCGGCTACGCGATGCCGGGATGGACGTCACCGTCCTGAACCGCGGCTCCACCCCCGCGCCGTCCGGCGTCGCGCAGCTGATCGTCGACCGCGACGACGAAGTCGAACTCAAGGCCGCGCTGGGTTCCCGTTCGTTCGACGTCGTGCTCGACCAGGTCTGCTACACGCCGGTCCAGGCGGAGATCGCGCGCCGTGTCCTGCGCGCGGACCGCTACGTCATGACGTCCACGATCGAGGTCTACGACCAGGTCCGGACCGAGACCCCGATGACCGAATCGCTGGTCACCCCGGCGACCGTCGATCTCGAACTTCCCGAGTACGACTACGGCGATGGCAAGCGGCAGGCCGAGACGGTCTTCGCCGCGGGAGACACACCGTTCGTCTCGGTACGCGTCGCGCACGTCCTCGGTGGCGAAGACTTCACCGGGCGGCTGCGGCATTACGTCGAACGGCTGGACGCCGGGGACGCCGTGGACATCCACGCGGATCCACGACCCTCGACGTTCATCCATGCGCGTGAGATCGCGGACTTCCTGACCTGGGCCACGCTCGCGGACTTCACCGGTCCGGTCAACGCGGGTTCGCACGGCGAACTGTCGGTGCTCGAGCTCGCCGCCGCGATCAGCGCGGAGCCGGAGTTCCGGGTCGTCGAGCAAGACGCCTCGCCGTTCTCCTTCGACCGCTACGCCGTCCTGGACACTTCGCGCGCGACCGGCCTCGGCTTCTCCTTCTCCACCACCACCGACTGGCTCGGCGAAGCCGTCGAAGAACTCAGAAAGGCTTGA
- a CDS encoding LysE/ArgO family amino acid transporter, protein MGDVLFSLGAGFGATMALIVAIGAQNAFVLRQGIRREAVLVVVLICIFSDAILVSLGVGGVGALVGTSPEALTVVALIGGAFLLCYGALAARRAFKPAALETGGPETGGSLRRIVLTTLAITWLNPHVYLDTLLLLGAIAAGHGSDRWAFGVGAVSASVLWFLALGFGARLLSGFFRKPSSWRVLDGLVAATMIGLGVALVAGA, encoded by the coding sequence ATGGGAGACGTTCTGTTCAGCCTGGGCGCCGGATTCGGCGCCACCATGGCCCTCATCGTCGCGATCGGCGCCCAGAACGCGTTCGTGCTGCGCCAGGGCATCCGTCGCGAGGCGGTGCTCGTGGTGGTGCTGATCTGCATCTTCTCGGACGCCATCCTGGTCAGCCTCGGCGTCGGCGGGGTCGGCGCGCTGGTGGGGACGTCACCCGAAGCGCTGACCGTCGTCGCCCTGATCGGCGGCGCCTTCCTGCTTTGCTACGGCGCTCTCGCGGCCCGCCGCGCGTTCAAACCGGCCGCGCTGGAGACCGGCGGCCCGGAGACCGGCGGATCGCTGCGCCGCATCGTGCTGACCACGCTGGCGATCACGTGGCTGAACCCGCACGTCTACCTCGACACCCTCCTCCTGCTCGGCGCGATCGCGGCCGGGCACGGCAGCGACCGGTGGGCGTTCGGGGTCGGTGCCGTGTCGGCCAGCGTGCTCTGGTTCCTCGCGCTCGGTTTCGGCGCGCGGCTGCTCAGCGGGTTCTTCCGCAAACCGTCGTCGTGGCGGGTGCTGGACGGCCTGGTCGCCGCGACGATGATCGGTCTGGGCGTGGCGCTGGTGGCCGGCGCCTGA
- a CDS encoding esterase/lipase family protein yields the protein MRARILTTLVAALTFTIAVPAVASAAPSSGWNDWSCEPSASHPEPVVLVHGLGGNATTNWFYHAPKLKDAGYCVYSLTYGSTVLGGQLFGGLASMRKSAAELGAFVDRVRTSTGADKVDIVGHSEGTTMPAYYLKFEGGAEKVKHFVGFGSNFKGTSLNGFSELAKAVLSLPGIDLLADGVCGACREYLAPSAFLDDLARGGVSVPGPTYTSIVSRHDRVVTPYTSGVLGEPGTTDIVVQDRCGVDVSGHLSQAIDPNVTGLILKALDPENAPAPKCVPFFAPL from the coding sequence ATGCGGGCTCGGATCCTCACCACGCTTGTCGCGGCCTTGACGTTCACGATCGCCGTCCCGGCGGTGGCGAGCGCGGCGCCGTCGAGCGGTTGGAACGACTGGTCGTGCGAGCCGAGCGCGAGCCATCCCGAGCCGGTGGTGCTGGTGCACGGCCTCGGCGGCAACGCGACGACCAACTGGTTCTACCACGCGCCGAAGCTCAAGGACGCCGGCTACTGCGTCTATTCGCTGACCTACGGCTCCACCGTCCTGGGTGGACAGTTGTTCGGCGGGCTCGCCTCGATGCGGAAGAGCGCGGCCGAACTCGGCGCGTTCGTCGACCGCGTGCGCACGAGCACCGGCGCGGACAAGGTCGACATCGTCGGGCATTCCGAGGGGACGACGATGCCCGCGTACTACCTCAAATTCGAGGGAGGCGCGGAGAAGGTGAAGCATTTCGTCGGCTTCGGCTCGAACTTCAAGGGCACGTCGCTCAACGGGTTCTCCGAGCTGGCGAAGGCCGTGCTTTCGCTGCCAGGGATCGACCTGCTCGCCGACGGCGTCTGCGGGGCGTGCCGCGAATACCTCGCGCCATCGGCGTTCCTCGACGACCTCGCCCGCGGTGGGGTGAGCGTGCCCGGGCCGACGTACACGAGCATCGTGAGCCGGCACGATCGAGTGGTCACGCCGTACACCAGCGGCGTGCTCGGCGAGCCGGGCACGACCGACATCGTGGTGCAGGACCGGTGTGGCGTGGACGTTTCCGGGCACCTCAGCCAGGCGATCGACCCGAACGTGACGGGCCTGATCCTCAAGGCGCTCGACCCGGAGAACGCGCCCGCGCCGAAATGCGTGCCGTTCTTCGCGCCGCTGTAG
- a CDS encoding HhH-GPD-type base excision DNA repair protein: MPNELRLTGDADADKLLNDDPFALVTGLLLDQQYPMEHAFRGPKKIADRMDGFDIHKIAEADTETFVELCVTPPAIHRYGGSMARRVQTLARHVIEHYDGDTTAIWTAGRPKPNGEEVLKRLKALPGYGEQKAKILLALLGKQLGVQPKGWRALAGAYGDRGSRRSIADVTSPETLAQVRAFKKAAKEASRASAE; the protein is encoded by the coding sequence ATGCCGAACGAGCTCCGACTGACCGGCGACGCCGACGCCGACAAGCTGCTCAACGACGATCCGTTCGCCCTGGTGACCGGGCTCCTCCTTGATCAGCAGTACCCCATGGAACACGCCTTCCGGGGACCGAAGAAGATCGCCGACCGGATGGACGGCTTCGACATCCACAAAATCGCCGAAGCCGACACCGAGACGTTCGTCGAACTCTGCGTCACCCCACCCGCCATCCACCGCTACGGCGGCTCCATGGCCCGGCGCGTCCAGACCCTTGCCCGGCACGTCATCGAGCACTACGACGGCGACACCACCGCGATCTGGACGGCAGGCCGCCCCAAACCCAACGGCGAAGAGGTCCTCAAACGCCTCAAAGCACTCCCCGGCTACGGCGAGCAGAAGGCCAAGATCCTCCTCGCGCTCCTCGGCAAGCAACTGGGCGTCCAGCCCAAAGGCTGGCGTGCCCTCGCCGGCGCCTACGGCGACCGCGGCTCCCGCCGTTCCATCGCCGACGTCACCAGCCCCGAGACGCTCGCCCAGGTCCGCGCCTTCAAGAAGGCGGCCAAAGAGGCCTCCCGGGCGAGCGCCGAATAA
- a CDS encoding LysR family transcriptional regulator ArgP gives MMTDLPLDLVRTLLVVADEGTFDAAASALHVTPSAISQRVKALEQRTGLVLLIRTKPVRLTESGQAVVRFGRQMALLEADTRAELGLTAGDEPVRLPIAVNADSLATWFLPALTRVPPEQKICFELHREDQDHTTTLLREGLVMAAVTSSPDPVAGCSVHRLGHMRYLAVVSPALGTDLDLAEAPVVVFDRRDDLQDRFARERGTIASSLRHYVPSSEGFFDAVAAGMGWGMVPLAQIGDRLRDGTFACLDPDHPIDVPLFWQQWKLDSPALAAVSDAVTTAAADLLVDPHG, from the coding sequence GTGATGACTGATCTGCCGCTCGACCTGGTCCGCACGCTGCTCGTGGTCGCCGACGAAGGCACGTTCGACGCGGCGGCGTCGGCGCTGCACGTGACGCCGTCGGCGATCAGCCAGCGCGTCAAGGCGCTCGAACAGCGCACCGGCCTTGTCCTGCTGATCCGCACGAAACCGGTGCGGCTGACCGAATCCGGGCAGGCGGTGGTGCGGTTCGGCCGTCAGATGGCCCTGCTGGAGGCCGACACCCGGGCCGAACTCGGCCTGACCGCCGGCGACGAACCGGTCCGGCTGCCGATCGCGGTGAACGCGGATTCGCTGGCGACCTGGTTCCTGCCCGCCCTCACGCGGGTGCCGCCCGAGCAGAAGATCTGCTTCGAACTGCATCGCGAGGACCAGGACCACACCACGACCCTGCTGCGGGAGGGCCTGGTGATGGCCGCCGTGACGTCGTCACCCGATCCGGTCGCGGGGTGTTCGGTGCACCGGCTCGGGCACATGCGTTACCTGGCCGTCGTGAGCCCGGCGCTCGGCACGGACCTCGACCTCGCCGAAGCACCCGTCGTCGTCTTCGACCGCCGTGACGACCTTCAGGACCGCTTCGCGCGTGAGCGCGGCACGATCGCGAGCTCGCTGCGGCACTACGTCCCGTCGTCCGAAGGGTTCTTCGACGCCGTCGCGGCCGGCATGGGCTGGGGCATGGTGCCGCTCGCGCAGATCGGCGACCGCCTGCGCGACGGCACCTTCGCCTGCCTCGACCCGGATCACCCGATCGACGTACCGCTGTTCTGGCAGCAGTGGAAACTCGACTCCCCCGCGCTGGCGGCGGTGTCGGACGCCGTCACGACCGCGGCGGCGGACCTGTTGGTGGATCCGCACGGATGA
- a CDS encoding Lrp/AsnC family transcriptional regulator produces the protein MIDRRLLELLQEEGRITLSELGRRVSLSPAAVGERVKRLEADGTITGYAALVSPSGIGLGLRAFVRMAPHSGFTVRHPRTRKIMDRPEILELHHVVGEDCWILKIAVRDTSHLEELLEDLSALGATTTSIVMSSPIERRVLLPL, from the coding sequence GTGATCGATCGGCGACTTCTCGAACTCCTCCAGGAGGAAGGCCGCATCACCCTGAGCGAACTCGGGCGCCGTGTCTCGCTGAGCCCCGCCGCCGTCGGCGAACGCGTCAAACGCCTCGAAGCCGACGGCACGATCACCGGCTACGCGGCGCTCGTTTCGCCGTCCGGGATCGGTCTCGGGCTGCGGGCGTTCGTGCGGATGGCGCCGCACAGCGGGTTCACCGTCCGGCATCCGCGCACGCGGAAGATCATGGACCGCCCCGAAATCCTCGAACTGCACCATGTGGTGGGGGAGGACTGCTGGATCCTGAAGATCGCCGTGCGGGACACGAGCCACCTGGAAGAACTGCTGGAGGACCTGTCCGCATTGGGCGCCACGACGACGTCGATCGTCATGTCCAGTCCGATCGAGAGGCGCGTATTACTGCCCTTGTGA
- a CDS encoding FAD-binding oxidoreductase, producing MEERIADAARGKGRRAFLSASAGLAVGAAALPFLGSGTANATDRTTDAFGPFTVKPGDPRYGELITGNNQRWVGSPDCFQLVGSTQQVVDAVQAAVTSGRRIAVRSGGHCYEDFVSNPDVRTVIDMSEMDSVSYDPNMKAFAVEPGARLLNLYATLYKGWGVTLPGGRCYSVGAGGHICGGGDGPLSRRLGLTVDHLYAVEVVVVDQTGKARSVVATREPADPHRDLWWAHTGGGGGNFGVITRYWLRSPGVSGADPANALPKPPSTVLVNGMSFSWAELTEAKFARLLKNFTGWHERNSAPDSPGTALSASLALNHKSNGNVGMFVQVDGDVPNAEQLLQDFVTEIRDGVSATMLPLSGNVGEYSAMPQLVNAQRLPWFQSVRLLATNSPMLTNPTLRADHKSAYHRKAFTDADVAVVYKHLTSTTIDNPNAMLLLLPYGGKVNAVDQAATAASHRSSAFQALCQTFWAAPGDDAKNLAWVRKFYAELYGATGGVPVPNDRTDGCYVNYPDTDLSDPAYNSSKVPWHDLYYKSNYARLQQVKAKWDPKDIFRHKQSIKRPS from the coding sequence GCCGATGCCGCGCGTGGAAAGGGCAGGCGGGCATTTCTCAGCGCGAGCGCCGGGTTGGCCGTCGGCGCCGCCGCGCTCCCGTTCCTCGGCTCCGGGACCGCGAACGCGACCGATCGTACGACCGACGCGTTCGGTCCCTTCACCGTCAAGCCGGGCGACCCTCGTTACGGGGAATTGATCACCGGCAACAATCAGCGCTGGGTGGGTTCTCCCGACTGTTTCCAGCTGGTCGGTTCGACCCAGCAGGTCGTCGACGCCGTCCAAGCCGCGGTCACGTCGGGCAGGCGGATCGCCGTGCGCAGCGGCGGCCACTGCTACGAGGACTTCGTCAGCAATCCCGACGTGCGCACGGTGATCGACATGTCCGAAATGGACTCGGTCTCCTACGACCCGAACATGAAGGCCTTCGCCGTCGAACCCGGTGCGCGGCTGCTGAACCTGTACGCCACCCTGTACAAGGGCTGGGGCGTGACCCTCCCCGGTGGACGGTGCTACTCGGTGGGCGCGGGCGGCCACATCTGCGGCGGCGGCGATGGTCCGCTGTCCCGGCGCCTCGGGCTCACCGTCGATCATCTGTACGCCGTCGAGGTCGTCGTGGTCGATCAAACGGGCAAGGCGCGCAGTGTCGTGGCGACCCGCGAGCCCGCCGATCCCCACCGTGATCTGTGGTGGGCGCACACCGGTGGCGGCGGCGGGAACTTCGGCGTGATCACCCGCTACTGGCTGCGCTCGCCCGGCGTGAGCGGTGCCGATCCGGCGAACGCGCTGCCCAAACCGCCGTCGACCGTCCTGGTCAACGGAATGTCGTTCTCCTGGGCGGAACTCACCGAGGCGAAATTCGCCAGGCTGCTGAAGAACTTCACCGGATGGCACGAGCGCAACAGCGCACCGGATTCGCCGGGTACGGCATTGTCGGCTTCGCTCGCCCTCAATCACAAGTCCAACGGCAACGTGGGCATGTTCGTCCAGGTCGACGGCGACGTTCCGAACGCGGAGCAGTTGCTGCAGGATTTCGTGACCGAGATTCGCGACGGCGTGTCGGCGACGATGCTTCCGCTGAGCGGAAACGTGGGCGAATACAGCGCGATGCCACAGCTGGTCAATGCCCAGCGGTTGCCCTGGTTCCAGTCGGTTCGGCTGCTGGCGACCAATTCGCCCATGCTGACGAATCCGACGCTACGCGCCGACCACAAGTCGGCCTACCACCGCAAGGCGTTCACCGACGCGGACGTGGCGGTCGTCTACAAGCACCTCACGAGCACCACGATCGACAACCCGAACGCGATGCTGCTGTTGCTTCCGTACGGTGGGAAGGTGAACGCCGTGGACCAGGCCGCGACCGCCGCCTCGCACCGGAGTTCGGCGTTCCAGGCGCTTTGCCAGACCTTCTGGGCCGCTCCCGGCGACGACGCCAAGAACCTGGCCTGGGTCCGCAAGTTCTACGCCGAGCTCTACGGCGCCACCGGGGGCGTGCCCGTCCCCAACGACCGCACCGACGGCTGCTACGTCAACTATCCCGACACCGACCTGTCGGACCCCGCGTACAACTCTTCGAAGGTTCCCTGGCACGACCTGTACTACAAGTCCAATTACGCACGCTTGCAACAGGTCAAGGCCAAATGGGACCCGAAGGACATCTTCCGGCACAAGCAATCCATCAAACGTCCGTCTTGA
- a CDS encoding aldo/keto reductase, with the protein MRYRSIGDVEVSAIGLGAMPLSIEGRPDRDRAIATIHAALDAGVTLIDTADSYHWHADEIGHNEELIAAALAVHSGADAVLVATKGGRGRPGDGSWTVTGTPAHLKAACEGSLNRLGVDAIGLYQLHKPDETVPWAESVGAIKELADEGKIRLAGISNVSRAQILEAREILGETLVSVQNEHAPAQLVHEPELALCTELGLAYLPWGPLRGIGAEFRAVAEERGVSAQRVCLAWLLAKSPSMIAIPGSTRPVTIRDSAAAADLVLTAEELARLP; encoded by the coding sequence ATGCGTTACCGCAGCATCGGAGACGTCGAAGTGAGCGCGATCGGCCTCGGCGCGATGCCGCTGTCGATCGAAGGCCGGCCGGATCGCGACCGCGCGATCGCCACCATCCACGCCGCGCTCGACGCCGGGGTCACGCTCATCGACACGGCCGACTCCTACCACTGGCACGCGGACGAAATCGGCCACAACGAGGAGCTGATCGCCGCCGCACTGGCCGTCCACAGTGGAGCGGACGCGGTGCTCGTGGCGACCAAGGGCGGCCGTGGCCGTCCCGGTGACGGCTCATGGACCGTCACCGGGACTCCCGCGCATCTCAAGGCCGCCTGCGAGGGTTCGCTGAACCGGCTCGGCGTCGACGCGATCGGGCTCTACCAGCTGCACAAGCCCGACGAGACCGTGCCGTGGGCGGAGTCCGTCGGCGCGATCAAGGAACTGGCCGACGAAGGCAAGATCCGGCTCGCCGGGATCTCCAACGTGTCCCGGGCGCAGATCCTCGAAGCACGGGAGATCCTCGGCGAGACACTGGTTTCGGTGCAGAACGAGCACGCGCCCGCGCAGCTGGTGCACGAACCGGAGCTGGCACTGTGCACCGAACTCGGGCTCGCGTATCTGCCGTGGGGCCCGCTCCGCGGGATCGGCGCGGAATTTCGTGCCGTGGCGGAGGAACGCGGCGTCAGCGCCCAGCGGGTGTGCCTGGCGTGGCTGCTCGCGAAGTCACCGTCGATGATCGCGATCCCCGGCTCGACGAGGCCCGTCACCATCCGCGATTCGGCGGCCGCGGCCGATCTCGTGCTCACCGCCGAAGAGCTGGCCCGCCTGCCGTGA